ACGTTGATCAGATCGTAGACGACCCTTCGCTCTGCCCCCATGACAAGGTCGAGATTCCTTAGGCCGACGTCAAAATCGACGACAACGACCTTATCATTTCTCTGTGCCAGGGCCGCTCCGAGCGCGGCGGTCGAGGTCGTCTTGCCAACCCCGCCCTTGCCTGACGTGACTACGATGACTTTCCCCATCTTGCTCTCCTCTGTCGTGGCCGGCTGCCGGCTCAGATAAGTTTCTCTGCCATGATCGCATCACCTTCGAGCCAGAGCTGAACTGCCTGTCCGCGAAGGTTGGGGGCCATGTCTTCTGCCATTTTGTAGATACCGTCGATCGCCACCAGCTCGGCTTCGAGCTTTCGGCAGAAAATGCGCGCCGATGCGTTTCCAATTGATCCCGCCATGGCCCGCCCCCGCAAAGTGCCGTAGATGTGCACCGACCCGCCGGCGATGATCTCCGCACCCGAAGCGACCGATCCGATAATGGTGACATCACCTTCGGGGAAGATCACCGATTGACCCGAACGCACCGGCTCCCGGATGACGATGGATTGCGTGACCGGCCTGGCCTCGGGAGCCGTCGGCCTGCTGCGCACATCGACGACCGGCTCCTGTACCGGAACTTCGTTTACCGGCACCTCGATATCGGAAACCGGCCTACCGCCCTTGAGTGCGGGAGGCATGCCTGGCCCCAGGATTGAAGGGCGCGCGCCCTCGATCCCCATGATGCTCACATTGCGCTGGGCAAGTTCGCCGATCAGGTCCTTCAACTGCGACCGGTCGATCGGCAGGTCCGTTAGGTCGAGCACGACCGGCCGTCCTAAAAAGAAGCCCGCCGAACGCGCGGCGAGGTCATCCAGCCTGATCAACCAATCATCGATGGGTAGATCCGGGGAAAGCATGACCGCCAGGAAAGAACGGCCTTTGATGCGGATCGAGCGAGCGTCTGTTAGCACTTTGGTCATCTATGTAAATATTTCGTTGATTATGTCTATCGCCGACATGGTTAACAAAAAGTTAACGCGGCCTTGCCGGGCCCCTCTATTACCTTGATCTGGTACCCTTTTTTGAAAACGAGATCAGGCTACCCCTACCCCAGCTTTAAAGTCATCGGGGTTGAGCACGCACCAGGCGAGAATGTGGATAGATGGTCTTCGGATTGGCTCACTGAG
The nucleotide sequence above comes from Rhizobium sp. CB3090. Encoded proteins:
- the minC gene encoding septum site-determining protein MinC encodes the protein MTKVLTDARSIRIKGRSFLAVMLSPDLPIDDWLIRLDDLAARSAGFFLGRPVVLDLTDLPIDRSQLKDLIGELAQRNVSIMGIEGARPSILGPGMPPALKGGRPVSDIEVPVNEVPVQEPVVDVRSRPTAPEARPVTQSIVIREPVRSGQSVIFPEGDVTIIGSVASGAEIIAGGSVHIYGTLRGRAMAGSIGNASARIFCRKLEAELVAIDGIYKMAEDMAPNLRGQAVQLWLEGDAIMAEKLI